The sequence GGGCTGCGGATGAAGCGGGGTCTCGTGTTCATGTCGGACACGCGCACCAACGCGGGCGTGGACAACATCTCCATGTTCCGGAAGATGTTCACGTGGACCACCGAGGGCGAGCGCGTCATCACGCTGCTCACGGCGGGCAACCTGGCCACCACCCAGGCGCTGGTCAGCCTGCTGGACGAGCGGGCCAAGGCTCCCAAGCGTGAGGGGCGCGAGCCCACCATCCTGGAAGTGCCCACCATGTTCCAGGCAGCCAAGCTGGTGGGCGAGACGCTGCGTGAGATCATCAGCGACAGCAGCGGGGGAGGGCAGCGCGCCGACTCCACCTTCTCGGCCACCGTCATCCTGGGCGGTCAGATCAAGGGCTCCGAGCCGCGCCTTTTCATGGTCTACCCGGAGGGCAACTTCCTCGAGGCCTCGGAGGACACCCCGTTCTTCCAGATCGGCGAGACCAAGTACGGGCGCCCCATCCTCATCCGGGCCTACGACCCGGCCATGAGCTTCGAGGCGGCCATCAAGCTGCTGCTGGTCTCGTTCGACTCCACCATCAAGGCCAACCTGTCGGTGGGCATGCCGCTAGACGTTCAGGTCTACGAGCGGAACGCGCTCACGGTCACCCGCCAGCTGCGCGTGGGCCGGGACGCCCCGTACTACCAGCTCATCTCGCACGGCTGGGGCGAGGCGCTCCGGCAGGCCTTCGAGTCGCTGCCGGAGTTCGAGTTCCCCGAGCCGGCCGGTCCGCCCGACCTCGGCCACTGAGCCATGCCCTCGGACCTCTTCTCGGAAGTCCCCCTCGGCCATGCGGAGCACGCCGTGCAGATCGTGGAGTCGGTGCTCGAGGCGCGCGGTGTCCCTCTGGCGGAGGCCAAGCAGCCCCACGGCCCCGCGCGGGAGCGGCGCTACGCCCTGCAGCGGGGGTCGGCCGTGACCCTCATTCAGGTCACGCCGCCGGGGAGCGTCCTCAGCCTCCATGACGTGGGCCGCGTGCGCATCGTCGCCCCGGTGGTCTCGCTGCCTGCCGACGAGCGGCGAGCCGAGCTCTTTCAGCACCTCCTCGAAGAGAACGCCACGCTGACGGGGGCCGCTTTCGCCATCACGGCCCGCGAGGTCATCCTGCTGGCCGAGCGCAGCGTGCAAGACCTGGACGAGTCCGAGGTGGAGCACATGATCGACACCATCAGCGCGGCCGCCGACCGCTACGACGACCTCTTGGCGGAGCGCTATGGAGTGGCCCGGGCCACGGAGGCGGGCACCCCGGACTGACGGCGCAAAACTTGCTATTTGGGGGGCCGCGGGATTAGATGTCCAAAGGCATTGATTCTTTCCATTACAAGGAGCCCCGCGTGAATGAGCTTGCACGCTACCTGGTCGAGAACGCCATCATCGACTTCAAAGGCGGCATCACGATTGAGCAAGTCAGGGCATTCCTCCGCACGGAAGACAGCCGCGAGTCGAGGGCGCTGCTCTCCAAGCTGATCGACGACAACGGCGTCGACGCGCTCATGCTGACCATCGCCGACTGCCTGAAGGACTACATCCGCTCGGGCATCAACGAGGAGGTCGTCCGAGGCCAACTGGCGTCCTACAGCCAGTCCTAGCGCCGGTTCGAGTGAACGACGAGGGGGGTGAGCAGGGGGGGCAGGGGACGCTCGCAATCGTCGACGAGGCTGCTACCATCCCGCCGCAATGAAGCCGTCGGTTCTATCGTTTTCTGCAGGGTGGCTGGTGCTCGTCGCAGCCGGGGTGATGGGGTGCAGCGGGGGCGACGCCGAGGCGACCACCGAGCCACAGGCCGTGGTGCCCGCCGGCGACCCCGAGATTCCGTTCCGCGACCTCGCCGGAGTGGACGTCACGGAGCTCGACGAGGAGGCGCGGGGCGTCTACTGGTCTCAGGTCAGCGACCTGACCTCGCCCTGCGGTGAGCCCGTCAGCGTGGCGGACTGCATCAGCAACACGGTCACGTGTCGCTCGTGTGTGCCTGCGGCCCGCTACATCGCTCGCCTGGCCGCGGGCGGGGCCGAGCGTGACGAGATCCGCGAGTACTTCCGCATCCGCTACGGTCGCGAGGGTGTCCTCGAGATCAACATCGACGACGCGCCGGCGCGCGGGCCCGTCATGGCGCCCATCACCATCGTCGAGTTCAGCGACTTCGAGTGCCCCTTCTGC comes from Sandaracinaceae bacterium and encodes:
- a CDS encoding proteasome-type protease; translation: MTYCVGLRMKRGLVFMSDTRTNAGVDNISMFRKMFTWTTEGERVITLLTAGNLATTQALVSLLDERAKAPKREGREPTILEVPTMFQAAKLVGETLREIISDSSGGGQRADSTFSATVILGGQIKGSEPRLFMVYPEGNFLEASEDTPFFQIGETKYGRPILIRAYDPAMSFEAAIKLLLVSFDSTIKANLSVGMPLDVQVYERNALTVTRQLRVGRDAPYYQLISHGWGEALRQAFESLPEFEFPEPAGPPDLGH
- a CDS encoding YbjN domain-containing protein, whose amino-acid sequence is MPSDLFSEVPLGHAEHAVQIVESVLEARGVPLAEAKQPHGPARERRYALQRGSAVTLIQVTPPGSVLSLHDVGRVRIVAPVVSLPADERRAELFQHLLEENATLTGAAFAITAREVILLAERSVQDLDESEVEHMIDTISAAADRYDDLLAERYGVARATEAGTPD
- a CDS encoding thioredoxin domain-containing protein encodes the protein MLVAAGVMGCSGGDAEATTEPQAVVPAGDPEIPFRDLAGVDVTELDEEARGVYWSQVSDLTSPCGEPVSVADCISNTVTCRSCVPAARYIARLAAGGAERDEIREYFRIRYGREGVLEINIDDAPARGPVMAPITIVEFSDFECPFCARAHRPLGRAVEEFPGQVRLVFRHFPLSMHEHAASAAVAAEAAGAQGKFWEMHDLLFENQTELEPAAIARYAQSLGLDMNRFRTDFEDAELRARVDRSRAEGQRVGVNSTPTIYVNGRELPASQLDELVDYLREEIAAR